Genomic segment of Deltaproteobacteria bacterium:
GGAACCTTCGCTGGATGCCGGAGAATTCCGAAAGGGCCTCCTGGACCACGGGAAACCCTATGTCGAGCTCAAAGGCCGTCGCTATTGCAGCCATGGCGTTGTAAACGTTGTGGAGACCGGGGACGCGCATCCGCAGTCTGCCCAGGGGGCGGCCCTCGTGGATCAGATCAAAAGACGTATAGAGGCCCTCGCAGGTGATCCTGTCCGCACGGAAATCCGCTTGAGGCGTCCTCCCGTAGGTGACGAAACGTTTTCTCACCTCCGGGAGAATCATCTGGACGTTTTTCTGGTCCAGGCAGAGCACGGCCAGACCGTAGAAAGGTACCTTGTTGACGAACTCCAGGAAGGCCTCCCTCACGGCACCGACGTCGTGATAGTGGTCCACGTGCTCGAGGTCGATGGTCGTAATCACGGCTATGGTGGGAGAGAGCTTGAGAAAGGAACCGTCGCTCTCATCCGCCTCGGCCACCAGGAACTCTCCCTGGCCCAGCTTGGCGTTGCTGCCTATGCTGTTGAGCCTCCCGCCGATAACGACCGTCGGGTCGAGGCGCCCGTGGGCCAGGACCGTGGCGATCAGGGAAGTGGTGGTCGTCTTCCCGTGGGTACCGGCCACGGCGATTCCATACTTCATCCGCATCAGCTCGGCGAGCATCTCGGCCCTGGGAATGACCGGAATCAACCGTTCCTTTGCTTCCTGGATCTCCGGGTTCTCACCGTGGATGGCGGAGGAGACAACCACCACATGCGCGTCCCTGACATTTTCGCGTCGGTGTCCGTAGGCGACCGCGGCTCCCAGATCCCGGAGCCGACGGGTGGTCTCGGTCTCCCTAAGATCGGACCCGCTCACCCGGTAACCGAGATT
This window contains:
- a CDS encoding UDP-N-acetylmuramate--L-alanine ligase; protein product: MYGKRIQHIHFVGIGGIGMSGIAEVLLNLGYRVSGSDLRETETTRRLRDLGAAVAYGHRRENVRDAHVVVVSSAIHGENPEIQEAKERLIPVIPRAEMLAELMRMKYGIAVAGTHGKTTTTSLIATVLAHGRLDPTVVIGGRLNSIGSNAKLGQGEFLVAEADESDGSFLKLSPTIAVITTIDLEHVDHYHDVGAVREAFLEFVNKVPFYGLAVLCLDQKNVQMILPEVRKRFVTYGRTPQADFRADRITCEGLYTSFDLIHEGRPLGRLRMRVPGLHNVYNAMAAIATAFELDIGFPVVQEALSEFSGIQRRFQIKAEVSGILVVDDYAHHPAEIKATLETAKKGWNRRVVAIFQPHRYTRTQGLFDEFLTAFYQADVLIITDIYGAGEERIEGVEASRLYEGIRDHGHRDVTYITPKEAIVDHLLRIVQANDLVLTLGAGNIWQIGDAFVQKLKESGDRAASQKE